One Phycisphaerae bacterium RAS2 DNA window includes the following coding sequences:
- the serS gene encoding Serine--tRNA ligase, translating to MLDIKFIRDNLDAVRLAARNKNIKCDFDRLIAVDDRRRALQTEADNLRNQSNELSGQVGLYKNPKSKWFQEALAKGATAEQLQAEGEKIQAQSAAIKQRIKELEDETRTVGEEFRALMLTVPQVPSAKTPIGKDAEENVEVRRVGTPRKFEFEPKDHVKLGESLGILDIERGVKLAGTRNYLLRGAGCLLHHAVLRLAMDTIVSRGFEPLTVPILVNDAQMYGTGYYPGGEEQAYRCERDGKSLVGTAEVSLTAMYGDEILDEAMLPVKLAAVSTCFRREAGAAGKDTYGIYRIHFFDKVEQVVLCRADEAESEKYHHEIIANAEAVLTALELPYRVMSVCTGDMGQGKVEMYDIETWMPSRNSYGETHSASRFGEFQARRLNLRFRGGDKKTYFCHTLNNTVIASPRILIPILEQYQNADGSVTVPKALRPYMGGMERIAS from the coding sequence ATGCTCGACATCAAGTTCATCCGTGACAACCTCGACGCGGTTCGCCTGGCCGCTCGAAACAAGAACATCAAGTGCGATTTCGACCGACTCATCGCGGTGGATGACCGCCGCCGCGCCCTTCAGACCGAGGCGGACAACCTGCGCAACCAGAGCAACGAGCTGTCCGGGCAGGTTGGGCTGTACAAGAACCCCAAGAGCAAGTGGTTCCAGGAGGCGCTGGCCAAGGGCGCGACGGCCGAGCAGTTGCAGGCCGAGGGGGAGAAGATTCAGGCGCAGTCGGCCGCGATCAAGCAACGCATCAAGGAATTGGAGGATGAGACGCGCACGGTGGGGGAGGAGTTTCGCGCGCTGATGCTCACTGTACCGCAGGTGCCGTCGGCCAAGACGCCGATCGGCAAGGACGCGGAGGAGAACGTGGAGGTGCGGCGTGTCGGCACGCCGCGAAAGTTTGAGTTCGAGCCGAAGGATCATGTGAAGCTGGGCGAATCGCTGGGCATTCTCGATATCGAGCGCGGCGTGAAGCTTGCCGGCACGCGAAACTATCTGCTGCGCGGGGCGGGCTGCCTGCTGCATCACGCCGTCCTGCGGCTGGCGATGGATACAATTGTCTCACGCGGCTTCGAGCCGCTCACCGTGCCCATTCTCGTCAACGACGCCCAGATGTACGGCACCGGCTACTACCCCGGCGGCGAGGAACAGGCCTATCGCTGCGAGCGCGACGGCAAATCGCTCGTCGGCACGGCCGAAGTCTCGCTGACGGCGATGTACGGCGATGAGATACTCGATGAGGCCATGCTGCCGGTGAAACTCGCGGCGGTGAGCACATGCTTTCGACGCGAGGCGGGCGCCGCGGGCAAGGACACTTATGGCATCTATCGCATTCACTTTTTCGACAAAGTGGAGCAAGTCGTACTGTGCCGCGCCGACGAAGCCGAGAGCGAGAAATATCACCACGAGATCATCGCCAATGCCGAGGCCGTGCTGACCGCGCTGGAGCTGCCGTATCGAGTGATGTCCGTCTGCACCGGCGATATGGGCCAGGGCAAGGTGGAGATGTACGACATCGAGACGTGGATGCCTTCGCGCAACAGCTACGGCGAGACGCACTCGGCCAGCCGCTTCGGCGAATTCCAGGCCCGGCGGCTGAACCTGCGCTTTCGTGGCGGCGACAAAAAGACATACTTCTGCCACACGCTGAACAACACCGTCATCGCAAGCCCGCGCATTCTCATTCCCATCCTCGAGCAGTATCAGAACGCCGACGGCAGCGTGACCGTGCCGAAGGCCCTCCGGCCGTACATGGGCGGCATGGAGCGGATTGCGTCGTGA
- the typA gene encoding GTP-binding protein TypA/BipA, whose protein sequence is MQLRNVAIIAHVDHGKTSLVDCLLRQTGIFREGTATQDLIMDSNPQERERGITIFAKNCAIRYKDFKINLIDTPGHADFGGEVERVLKMADGVLLLVDAFEGPMPQTRFVLKKAFEYHLKPIVVINKIDRPDARIKEVVDEVHDLFIELGANEECLEWPILYASAKLGFARTSPTETNADIRPLLDEIVRSVPPPQVDASAPLQMLVASLDYNDYVGRIAIGRIFNGSIKTAQRIVRISRDGHHCGETVDTVFIFDGLGRKKADSAEAGEIVALTGLAEIGIGDTVADPDDPQPLPTIPVDEPTLTMVFSINTSPFAGREGKFLTTRHIRDRLMKELQHNVALRVEDMPQKDSFRVSGRGLLHLGVLIETMRREGFELMVGKPKVIYREIAGKKCEPIEYLVVDVPANAAGAVIELVGGRRGEMMKMETKDTQAHLEFTIPARGLIGLRTRMLNATRGEAIMHHSFYEYEHLRGAIPVRHVGVMVATETGRVTAYALEALADRGTMFVAPGDEVYKGQVVGEHCKDEDIEVNVARLKKLTNMRAAGADKTVVLKPPRQMALEAMLEYIEEDEWVEVTPGACRMRKKLLDPTDRKRAGREAMAAEAEM, encoded by the coding sequence CTACGCAGGACCTCATCATGGATTCCAATCCGCAGGAACGCGAGCGCGGCATCACCATCTTCGCGAAGAATTGCGCAATCCGATACAAGGATTTCAAGATCAACCTGATCGACACACCGGGCCACGCCGACTTCGGCGGCGAGGTCGAGCGCGTGCTCAAGATGGCCGACGGCGTGCTGCTGTTGGTCGATGCGTTTGAGGGGCCGATGCCCCAGACGCGTTTCGTGCTCAAGAAGGCCTTTGAGTACCACCTCAAACCGATCGTCGTCATCAACAAGATCGACCGGCCCGACGCCCGCATCAAAGAGGTCGTCGACGAAGTGCACGACCTGTTCATCGAGCTGGGCGCGAACGAGGAGTGCCTCGAGTGGCCGATTCTGTATGCCAGCGCCAAGCTCGGCTTTGCGCGGACGTCGCCGACCGAGACCAACGCGGACATCCGCCCGTTGCTGGACGAGATCGTTCGGAGCGTGCCGCCGCCGCAGGTCGACGCCAGCGCGCCGTTGCAGATGCTCGTGGCATCGCTTGATTACAACGACTACGTCGGGCGCATCGCCATCGGCCGCATCTTCAATGGGTCGATCAAGACGGCGCAGCGCATCGTCCGCATCAGCCGCGACGGGCACCATTGCGGCGAGACGGTCGACACGGTGTTCATCTTCGATGGGCTGGGTCGCAAGAAGGCGGACAGCGCCGAGGCGGGCGAGATCGTCGCGCTGACGGGTCTGGCCGAGATCGGAATCGGCGACACGGTGGCCGATCCGGATGATCCGCAGCCGCTGCCGACGATCCCGGTGGATGAGCCGACGCTGACGATGGTGTTCTCGATCAACACGTCGCCGTTTGCCGGGCGCGAGGGGAAGTTTCTCACGACGCGGCACATTCGCGATCGACTCATGAAGGAGTTGCAGCACAACGTTGCCCTGCGCGTGGAAGACATGCCGCAGAAGGACAGCTTCCGCGTATCGGGCCGCGGCCTGCTGCACTTGGGTGTGCTGATTGAGACGATGCGGCGCGAAGGATTTGAACTGATGGTCGGCAAGCCGAAGGTGATCTACCGGGAAATCGCCGGGAAGAAATGCGAGCCGATCGAGTACCTCGTTGTCGATGTTCCCGCCAATGCAGCCGGCGCGGTGATCGAGCTGGTCGGCGGCCGCCGCGGTGAGATGATGAAGATGGAGACGAAGGACACCCAGGCGCACCTGGAGTTCACGATTCCCGCGCGCGGGCTGATCGGCCTTCGCACGCGCATGCTGAACGCGACGCGCGGCGAGGCGATCATGCATCATTCGTTTTATGAATACGAGCATCTGCGCGGGGCGATTCCGGTGCGGCACGTCGGCGTGATGGTGGCGACGGAGACGGGCCGTGTGACGGCGTACGCGCTGGAAGCGCTGGCCGATCGCGGAACGATGTTCGTCGCGCCGGGCGACGAGGTGTACAAAGGGCAGGTGGTCGGTGAGCACTGCAAGGATGAGGACATCGAGGTCAACGTGGCGCGGCTCAAGAAGCTGACCAACATGCGCGCGGCCGGGGCCGACAAGACAGTCGTGCTGAAACCGCCGCGACAGATGGCGCTGGAAGCGATGCTGGAGTACATCGAAGAGGACGAATGGGTGGAGGTGACGCCCGGCGCCTGCCGCATGCGCAAGAAACTGCTTGATCCGACGGATCGCAAGCGCGCCGGGCGCGAAGCGATGGCGGCGGAAGCTGAAATGTGA
- the nifS gene encoding Cysteine desulfurase has product MIYLDNNSTTRVDAAVLAAMEPYWREQYANASSLHTMGQAARHAIEIAREHVAALIGAKPREIVFTSGGTEADNLAILGTLGATAHRHVVTTAVEHVAVHSLCERLAAQGHRVTFLPVDSSGRLDLAALEAAIGDDPAVVSVMHANNETGVIFPIEDVARRCAARRVPLHVDAVQTAGKLPIDVAALGVNLLSLSAHKFHGPKGAGALYVGRGVRLRNCQVGGHQERDLRPGTENVAAIVGMGEAARLARERLADGAMQCVAELRDRLEAGVLASVNFARVIGDRANRTCNTTTIGFTSLEAEAVLIALSEQGVCASSGAACSSGSLEPSHVLKAMGIDERVAHGAIRFSLSHETTREEIDRAVEIVAGVTHQLAALGVGP; this is encoded by the coding sequence ATGATCTACCTCGACAACAATTCGACGACACGTGTCGACGCGGCCGTGCTGGCGGCCATGGAACCGTACTGGCGCGAGCAATACGCCAATGCCTCGAGCCTGCACACCATGGGCCAGGCGGCGCGTCACGCGATCGAAATCGCGCGCGAACACGTCGCCGCGCTGATCGGCGCGAAGCCGCGCGAAATCGTCTTCACCAGCGGCGGCACCGAGGCCGACAACCTCGCCATCCTCGGCACGCTCGGAGCCACTGCGCACCGCCATGTTGTCACCACGGCCGTCGAGCACGTCGCGGTGCACAGCCTGTGTGAACGCCTCGCCGCCCAGGGGCACCGCGTGACGTTCCTGCCGGTCGATTCGAGCGGCCGACTGGACCTTGCTGCGCTGGAGGCTGCGATCGGCGACGACCCGGCCGTGGTCAGCGTCATGCACGCAAACAATGAGACGGGCGTAATTTTTCCGATTGAAGACGTGGCCCGGCGGTGTGCGGCGCGGCGCGTGCCGCTGCATGTGGACGCGGTGCAGACGGCCGGAAAGCTGCCGATCGACGTGGCGGCGCTGGGGGTGAATCTGTTGAGCCTGTCGGCGCACAAGTTTCACGGGCCGAAGGGCGCCGGCGCGCTCTACGTCGGCCGCGGCGTGCGATTGCGGAATTGCCAGGTCGGCGGGCATCAGGAGCGTGATCTGCGCCCGGGAACGGAGAACGTCGCCGCGATTGTCGGCATGGGCGAAGCGGCACGGCTGGCCCGCGAGCGACTCGCCGACGGTGCGATGCAGTGCGTGGCCGAGCTTCGCGATCGGCTGGAGGCCGGTGTCCTCGCATCGGTGAACTTCGCGCGGGTGATCGGCGATCGCGCGAACCGCACCTGCAACACGACCACGATCGGCTTCACCTCGCTGGAAGCCGAGGCCGTATTGATTGCATTGAGCGAACAGGGCGTGTGCGCATCGAGCGGCGCGGCATGCAGCAGCGGGTCGCTCGAACCATCGCACGTCCTGAAAGCCATGGGCATTGACGAGCGCGTCGCCCACGGCGCCATTCGATTCAGCCTGTCGCACGAGACAACACGAGAAGAAATCGACCGCGCAGTGGAGATCGTCGCGGGCGTGACCCATCAACTGGCCGCATTGGGCGTCGGACCGTAA
- a CDS encoding FG-GAP repeat protein — MRCIHRAAGSGTLSRRTVAGYMILVLAGTASCLGTSCFSLPGSGSGFPKTTAWTPRTVNTGAATRPSAIGVFDFDNDSRLDVVVGYQGAAAAEAAVFIFFQDDVESFTAVRIGSGADLAVIRALAISDLDGDGHRDVVAACNGRLIYLHSGADARSEAGWSQSVIAQSDDAAFGQWNDVAIGNIDGAAGSDIVACNETPGRVSWFRSPAANIADGTGWTRIDIAATGRTTAAGVALDDFNFDGRVDVISTAPGEASARAAWFANPADPVAGTWTKHTIGNLPAITRVITADLNVDGRSDVVVINPTGRIVGWYQRPTDATTNWSGFQVTMYTSNTPTDLQAANVDNNAQPDILVSTQIAGTLRWFVPTPGQAQSVGWVENNLRDLTVNAVRIAVGDFDGDGRPDVVAAQQGAAAAQDSIVWYENPEE, encoded by the coding sequence ATGCGGTGCATTCATCGGGCGGCGGGGTCGGGCACTCTAAGTCGGCGAACGGTTGCCGGGTACATGATCCTCGTGCTCGCCGGTACGGCGTCTTGCCTGGGCACGTCCTGTTTCAGCCTGCCGGGCAGCGGCTCGGGGTTTCCAAAAACGACGGCATGGACACCGCGGACCGTCAACACCGGCGCCGCGACACGGCCCAGCGCCATCGGCGTGTTCGACTTTGATAACGACAGTCGCCTTGATGTCGTCGTGGGCTATCAGGGGGCGGCTGCGGCCGAGGCGGCGGTGTTCATCTTCTTTCAGGACGATGTGGAGAGCTTTACCGCCGTGCGCATCGGCAGCGGGGCCGACCTCGCTGTGATCCGCGCATTGGCGATCAGCGATCTCGACGGCGATGGGCATCGCGATGTGGTGGCCGCCTGCAACGGGCGGCTCATTTACCTGCACAGCGGGGCCGACGCGCGGAGCGAGGCCGGATGGTCGCAAAGCGTGATTGCACAGTCTGACGACGCCGCGTTCGGGCAGTGGAACGACGTGGCTATCGGCAACATCGACGGCGCTGCCGGATCGGATATCGTCGCCTGCAATGAGACGCCCGGCCGCGTGAGCTGGTTCCGCAGCCCGGCGGCCAACATCGCCGACGGCACAGGCTGGACACGGATCGACATCGCCGCGACCGGTCGCACCACCGCGGCGGGCGTCGCGCTGGATGATTTCAATTTTGACGGCCGTGTTGATGTCATCTCCACCGCGCCGGGCGAGGCGTCGGCACGCGCCGCGTGGTTCGCCAACCCGGCCGACCCGGTCGCGGGGACCTGGACCAAGCACACGATCGGAAATCTGCCCGCCATTACTCGCGTCATTACAGCCGACCTCAATGTAGACGGACGAAGCGACGTGGTCGTTATCAATCCGACCGGCCGGATCGTCGGCTGGTATCAGCGGCCGACCGACGCGACGACAAACTGGAGCGGCTTTCAGGTAACGATGTACACATCCAACACGCCCACGGACCTGCAAGCGGCGAACGTCGACAACAACGCGCAGCCGGACATCCTCGTCAGCACGCAGATCGCCGGCACCCTGCGATGGTTCGTGCCGACGCCGGGCCAGGCGCAGTCGGTCGGCTGGGTGGAAAACAACCTGCGCGACCTGACGGTGAACGCTGTTCGCATCGCAGTGGGTGATTTCGATGGCGACGGTCGGCCGGATGTCGTCGCGGCGCAGCAAGGCGCCGCCGCCGCGCAGGATTCGATTGTCTGGTACGAGAATCCCGAAGAGTAA
- the dml gene encoding 2,3-dimethylmalate lyase has translation MSTSRAATLRRLISTKTVQMPGAFNALCARAIEKAGFEAVYVSGAGLSNAVYGLPDVGMITMTEAVRHARTICAAVSLPVVVDGDTGFGEAMNTARTVTEMEAAGVAGIHLEDQVLPKKCGHLDGKELIPAQAMAEKLRAACAARSDKDFLIIARTDARGVTSFDDAVDRAKRYLDAGADAIFPEAMASADELAKFAAAVKAPLLANMTEFGKTPLLPLADLERLGYRMVIYPQTALRVAFGAITSMLSDLKRAGDQNGWLDRMQTRRELYDLLDYDGLESIDRAATRGASGS, from the coding sequence ATGAGCACGTCCCGAGCCGCCACCCTTCGCCGCCTGATTTCTACCAAGACGGTTCAAATGCCCGGCGCATTTAACGCCCTGTGCGCCCGCGCGATCGAAAAGGCCGGTTTCGAGGCCGTGTACGTCTCCGGCGCAGGATTGTCCAACGCCGTGTACGGACTTCCCGATGTCGGAATGATCACGATGACCGAGGCCGTCCGCCACGCGCGGACGATTTGCGCCGCAGTATCGCTGCCCGTCGTGGTCGATGGCGACACCGGCTTCGGCGAGGCGATGAACACCGCGCGAACCGTGACGGAGATGGAGGCGGCCGGCGTCGCCGGTATTCATCTTGAGGATCAAGTGCTGCCCAAGAAGTGCGGCCACCTCGACGGAAAGGAGTTGATTCCGGCGCAGGCGATGGCCGAGAAGCTGCGCGCGGCCTGCGCGGCACGGAGCGACAAGGATTTTCTCATCATCGCGCGAACCGATGCCCGCGGCGTTACATCGTTCGACGACGCCGTTGATCGTGCGAAACGCTACCTCGATGCCGGGGCCGACGCGATTTTTCCCGAGGCCATGGCCAGCGCGGACGAGTTGGCGAAATTCGCGGCGGCCGTGAAAGCACCGTTGCTCGCGAACATGACCGAGTTCGGCAAGACGCCGCTGCTGCCGCTGGCCGACCTGGAGCGGCTGGGCTATCGCATGGTGATTTATCCGCAGACGGCGCTGCGTGTGGCATTCGGCGCGATTACATCGATGCTGAGCGATTTGAAGCGCGCGGGCGATCAAAACGGCTGGCTCGATCGGATGCAAACGCGACGGGAGCTTTACGATCTGCTCGACTACGACGGGCTGGAATCAATTGACCGCGCTGCGACGCGCGGAGCTTCCGGCTCCTGA
- the sglT_1 gene encoding Sodium/glucose cotransporter has product MPELQRQSLSTLDWSSIIFYFLAVLGIGAYFSRRSRDAAGYFLAGRHAGWIAVGGALFAANISSEHFVGLAGDGYTSGFAVAQFELFAAVACMLLGWVFVPFYIRAGVFTMPEFLERRYNKPCRTYLTVISLVSYVLTKISVTLYAGSLFLNMLFGWDLYTSSLVLVIVTGVYTVAGGLAAVIYTELIQAFVLIGGAIVLTLAGLSRAGGLSEVVAAVPSEHWSMLKPLGHAYPWPGMIFGLPILGIWYWCTDQYIVQRALGAKDVNHARGGALLAGFLKILPMFLLVFPGMIALKLFPGVAPDKSNMIYPMLTTLLPAGVKGLVIAGLFAAIMSSLAACFNSCGTLFTMDLYHPRRPNASQRELVNVGRAVTVVMVGIAIAYVPMMALLGGSQIYLYLQKIQAYISPPIAAVFLLGLFVKRLNGAGALASLLTGFVLGSARLVLELGQAAWKWDLGTGLIHRLVAMNFLHFAILMFVVCAAVLVLVSLARAPMSDDRLRGLTFATTPRDAHAVDIAEGTRRGRRVTVAATVALCAILIALWATFYVIVPARAGI; this is encoded by the coding sequence ATGCCCGAACTTCAGCGCCAATCGCTTTCCACGCTCGACTGGTCTTCCATCATCTTCTATTTCCTGGCCGTCCTCGGCATCGGGGCTTATTTCTCTCGGCGATCGCGCGACGCAGCCGGCTACTTTCTCGCCGGACGGCACGCCGGGTGGATTGCCGTCGGCGGAGCCCTCTTCGCCGCCAACATCTCCTCCGAGCACTTCGTCGGGCTTGCCGGGGACGGCTATACCAGCGGCTTCGCCGTGGCGCAGTTTGAGTTGTTCGCGGCCGTCGCCTGCATGCTGCTCGGCTGGGTCTTCGTGCCGTTCTACATTCGCGCGGGCGTCTTCACCATGCCCGAATTCCTTGAGCGGCGATACAACAAACCGTGCCGCACATACCTGACCGTCATCAGCCTCGTGTCGTACGTCCTTACCAAGATTTCCGTCACCCTCTACGCCGGCTCGCTCTTCCTCAACATGCTCTTCGGCTGGGACCTCTACACCTCCAGCCTCGTGCTGGTGATTGTTACGGGTGTCTATACCGTCGCCGGCGGGCTGGCGGCCGTGATCTACACCGAGCTAATTCAGGCCTTCGTGCTGATCGGCGGCGCGATCGTGCTCACGCTCGCCGGTCTGAGTCGCGCCGGCGGACTGTCGGAAGTCGTCGCAGCCGTGCCGAGCGAACATTGGTCCATGCTCAAACCACTGGGGCACGCCTACCCGTGGCCCGGCATGATCTTCGGCCTGCCGATCCTCGGCATCTGGTACTGGTGCACCGATCAGTACATCGTGCAGCGGGCGCTGGGGGCGAAGGACGTGAACCACGCGCGCGGCGGTGCGTTGTTGGCGGGGTTTCTCAAAATCCTGCCGATGTTCCTGCTCGTCTTCCCCGGCATGATCGCGCTGAAGCTCTTTCCCGGCGTCGCGCCCGACAAGTCGAACATGATCTACCCCATGCTGACCACGCTCTTGCCGGCCGGCGTCAAAGGCCTGGTCATCGCCGGGCTGTTTGCTGCGATCATGTCTTCGCTGGCAGCCTGTTTCAATTCCTGCGGCACCCTTTTCACGATGGACCTGTATCACCCTCGCCGGCCTAACGCCTCGCAGCGCGAGCTGGTCAATGTCGGCCGCGCGGTCACCGTCGTGATGGTCGGCATCGCCATTGCCTATGTCCCGATGATGGCACTCCTGGGCGGAAGCCAGATCTACCTGTACTTGCAGAAGATTCAGGCCTACATCAGTCCGCCTATCGCGGCGGTGTTTCTGCTGGGGCTGTTCGTCAAACGGCTCAACGGGGCCGGCGCGCTGGCGTCACTGTTGACGGGGTTTGTGCTCGGCTCGGCCCGGCTCGTGCTCGAACTGGGACAGGCCGCATGGAAATGGGACCTGGGCACGGGCCTGATTCACCGGCTCGTGGCGATGAACTTCCTGCACTTCGCGATTCTGATGTTCGTCGTGTGCGCAGCCGTGCTGGTACTGGTCAGCCTCGCCCGTGCGCCGATGTCGGATGATCGTCTGCGGGGGCTGACATTCGCGACAACCCCGCGCGACGCACACGCCGTCGACATCGCCGAAGGCACGCGCCGCGGCCGCCGCGTGACCGTCGCCGCGACGGTGGCGCTGTGCGCGATTCTGATCGCGCTGTGGGCGACGTTTTATGTAATCGTTCCGGCCCGCGCCGGGATATGA